In the genome of Amphiura filiformis chromosome 4, Afil_fr2py, whole genome shotgun sequence, one region contains:
- the LOC140149997 gene encoding uncharacterized protein, translating into MAMYFIKRSLLLTVLLAYLYFIQTCLTQVAANVQIGALTDHGMQITWDAVPNAQSYSVTLVGHDGFDQTVTFPAVATGYTFTALSANTVYQARLDIVVNGQEGFAGSVMGTTKTTGNVQSSNVQASSMDISFNNVAGATGYVVSVISYDKTDVRVLQSTGSPQTITGLNADAYYQIGVDAIIGGIRTEIGALAERTTDTDVNECISSPCQNGGVCIDGINIYICICQDGFQGVTCETDVNECISSPCQNGGVCIDGINIYICICQDGFQGVNCETTVNDCDPVNPCQNGGECITQIEGYYTCVCLAGFAGTHCGTSNTTI; encoded by the exons ATGGCGATGTATTTCATCAAAAGGAGCCTACTGCTGACTGTTTTACTTGCCTATTTATATTTCATTCAGACATGCTTGACACAAG TTGCTGCTAATGTTCAAATTGGCGCTCTCACAGACCACGGTATGCAGATAACATGGGATGCTGTACCAAATGCACAGTCATATTCGGTGACCCTTGTAGGACATGATGGTTTCGACCAGACAGTGACATTCCCTGCTGTTGCAACTGGTTATACCTTCACAGCATTATCAGCTAATACAGTATATCAGGCACGTTTGGATATTGTTGTGAATGGTCAAGAAGGTTTTGCTGGGTCTGTTATGGGCACTACAA AAACTACAGGCAATGTCCAGTCTTCTAATGTACAAGCTAGCAGCATGGATATAAGCTTTAACAATGTTGCCGGTGCAACTGGTTATGTGGTGTCTGTCATAAGTTATGATAAAACTGATGTACGAGTCCTGCAGTCTACCGGGTCCCCACAGACAATCACTGGTTTGAATGCTGATGCATACTATCAGATAGGGGTTGATGCTATCATTGGTGGCATAAGGACTGAAATAGGTGCATTGGCAGAAAGGACAACGGACACAG ATGTCAATGAATGCATATCAAGCCCATGCCAAAACGGTGGTGTCTGTATAGACGGGATAAACATATACATATGTATATGTCAAGATGGATTCCAAGGGGTTACTTGTGAAACGG ATGTCAATGAATGCATATCAAGCCCATGCCAAAACGGTGGTGTCTGTATAGACGGGATAAACATATACATATGTATATGTCAAGATGGATTCCAAGGGGTTAATTGTGAAACAA CTGTCAATGATTGTGATCCAGTGAATCCATGTCAGAATGGCGGGGAGTGTATTACACAGATAGAAGGCTATTATACATGTGTGTGTTTGGCAGGGTTTGCAGGGACTCACTGTGGGACAAGTAATACTACAA TATAG